A window of the Brassica oleracea var. oleracea cultivar TO1000 chromosome C1, BOL, whole genome shotgun sequence genome harbors these coding sequences:
- the LOC106310790 gene encoding threonine dehydratase biosynthetic, chloroplastic-like, producing the protein MDSVRLPTAPSCLRSQMLGQPLHHIPLPPCNRNFRLKPVIGINLSRNHVSPVAVITRDETSVAPLASPQPRLKVSPSSLQYPAGYLGAVPERASDPENGSIAEAMEYLTNILSTKVYDVAIETPLHLAKKLSERLGVRLFLKREDLQPVFSFKLRGAYNMMVKLPAEQLAKGVICSSAGNHAQGVALSAAKLGCTAVIVMPRTTPEIKWQSVENLGATVVLVGDSYDEAQAFAKQRAEEEGLTFIPPFDHPDVIAGQGTVGMEITRQAKGPLHAIFVPIGGGGLIAGIASYVKRVCPEVKIIGVEPADANTMALSLHHGERVILDQVGGFADGVAVKVVGEETFRISRKLVDGVVLVTRDAICASIKDMFEEQRNILEPAGALAIAGAEAYCKYYGLKDVNVVAITSGANMNFDKLRIVTELANVGRQQEAVLATILPEKPGSFKKFCELVGAMNITEFKYRYGSEKESVVLYSVGVHTPGELKALEKRMESSQLRTRNLTSSDLVKDHLRYLMGGRSSVEEEVLCQFTFPERPGALMNFLDSFSPRWNISLFHYRAEGGAGANVLVGIQVPEQEMVEFRNRAQVLGYEYVLVSEDTIFKLLMH; encoded by the exons ATGGATTCCGTCAGGCTTCCAACGGCTCCTTCCTGTCTCCGTTCCCAAATGCTAGGTCAACCCCTTCACCACATTCCCCTACCTCCTTGTAACCGCAACTTCCGGTTAAAACCGGTTATCGGCATCAATCTATCTCGAAACCACGTTTCTCCGGTTGCCGTTATCACCCGAGACGAAACGTCTGTAGCTCCTCTAGCTTCTCCTCAGCCACGTCTCAAGGTCTCTCCGAGCTCGCTCCAGTACCCCGCCGGTTACCTCGGCGCGGTTCCGGAGCGTGCGAGCGATCCCGAGAACGGGAGCATCGCGGAGGCGATGGAGTATTTGACGAACATACTGTCCACGAAGGTTTACGACGTGGCGATTGAGACGCCACTCCACTTGGCGAAGAAGCTCTCGGAGAGGTTAGGTGTTCGCTTGTTTCTCAAAAGAGAAGACTTGCAACCT GTGTTCTCGTTTAAGCTACGTGGAGCTTACAACATGATGGTGAAGCTTCCAGCTGAGCAATTAGCAAAAGGGGTGATCTGCTCCTCAGCTGGTAACCATGCTCAAGGAGTTGCTTTGTCTGCTGCCAAACTCGGCTGCACCGCCGTGATTGTTATGCCTCGTACAACTCCAGAGATCAAG TGGCAATCTGTGGAGAACTTGGGTGCGACGGTTGTTCTTGTTGGGGATTCGTATGATGAAGCACAAGCATTTGCTAAGCAACGAGCTGAGGAAGAAGGTTTGACGTTTATACCTCCTTTTGATCACCCTGATGTTATCGCCGGACAAGGGACTGTGGGGATGGAGATCACAAGGCAAGCTAAAGGTCCGTTACATGCTATATTTGTCCCCATCGGTGGTGGTGGTTTGATAGCTGGTATTGCTTCTTACGTGAAGAGAGTTTGTCCCGAG GTGAAGATCATTGGTGTAGAGCCAGCTGATGCAAACACAATGGCCTTGTCGCTGCATCACGGCGAGAGAGTGATACTAGACCAGGTTGGGGGGTTTGCAGATGGTGTAGCGGTTAAAGTAGTTGGTGAAGAGACTTTTCGTATATCCAGAAAGCTGGTGGATGGTGTTGTACTCGTCACTCGTGATGCTATCTGTGCATCAATAAAG GATATGTTTGAGGAGCAACGGAACATTTTGGAACCAGCAGGTGCTCTTGCGATCGCTGGAGCCGAAGCGTACTGTAAATATTATGGGCTAAAGGACGTGAATGTTGTTGCCATAACAAGTGGTGCAAACATGAACTTTGACAAGCTGAGGATTGTGACGGAGCTGGCTAATGTCGGTAGGCAACAGGAGGCTGTTCTTGCTACTATCTTGCCGGAAAAGCCTGGAAGCTTTAAGAAATTCTGTGAACTG GTTGGGGCAATGAACATAACCGAGTTCAAGTATAGATATGGGTCTGAAAAGGAATCTGTTGTACTATACAG TGTTGGAGTGCACACACCCGGAGAGCTCAAAGCACTAGAGAAGAGAATGGAATCTTCTCAGCTCAGAACTAGGAACCTTACAAGCAGTGACTTAGTTAAAGATCACCTGCGTTACTTG ATGGGTGGAAGATCAAGTGTTGAAGAAGAGGTTCTATGCCAATTCACCTTCCCAGAGAGACCGGGTGCTCTGATGAACTTCTTGGACTCTTTCAGTCCCCGTTGGAACATTAGCCTTTTCCATTACCGTGCAGAG GGTGGTGCAGGCGCGAATGTGTTGGTAGGAATCCAAGTGCCGGAGCAAGAAATGGTGGAGTTCAGAAACCGAGCTCAAGTTCTTGGATACGAGTACGTCTTGGTAAGTGAAGACACAATTTTCAAGCTTCTAATGCACTAG
- the LOC106340441 gene encoding LOW QUALITY PROTEIN: uncharacterized protein LOC106340441 (The sequence of the model RefSeq protein was modified relative to this genomic sequence to represent the inferred CDS: inserted 1 base in 1 codon; deleted 3 bases in 2 codons) produces the protein MRKSGKNTKTGFRLQKADDGDSKFSLSPSRNWATSILWQASVPLGVSRLXNYFVISLLSMLCFLYHVCNVSTNMVYVLCVRIKKIFGFEI, from the exons ATGAGAAAAAGTGGAAAGAACACTAAGACGGGTTTTCG ACTGCAGAAGGCTGATGATGGA GACAGCAAGTTTTCTTTATCTCCATCTAGAAATTGGGCAACTTCTATCCTTTGGCAAGCTTCGGTTCCCCTCGGAGTCAGCAGAT TGAACTACTTTGTAATATCTCTCTTATCTATGTTATGTTTTCTTTATCATGTTTGTAATGTATCCACTAACATGGTGTATGTTCTTTGCGTGAGGATTAAAAAG ATATTCGGATTTGAGATATAA